In Tachysurus vachellii isolate PV-2020 chromosome 24, HZAU_Pvac_v1, whole genome shotgun sequence, the sequence ATAGTTGGTCTCTTGAGTACAAGGAcagttatttaattttattataattatttatgggCTTGGATGCCTGTTTGTAATGTTAACCCTGAGCCTGAGATTAAAAAGAACCACATAATTACAGGGAGAGAGTTGAACATAAAAATTTTTTATAGTGGGTCATGTATTATTTCATCATAAGTTTTGGCTGTGTACTCCTAAAAGTCATGTTGGGTTGTGTTTCAAACCTGTTGTAGTACAAAAACACTGCTGAGGTTATTAGCTAATAGTGTGGGGCTATTAGAGTGGGGTGGTGTAGCACCATAAGGTACATTCTGTAAAGACAAAGGAAAACATAAATTAGTGAAGTACTGTCAAACATTTTTAGAGAAAGTAGTGAGTTGTAATGAGGCGCTAACAAGTGTTCATGGAGGAACAAATCTCAAgatataaactttataaaagcAGATGGTTATTAGTCCCAGTTGTTGTAATTAGCTGCTAGTTAACTATTGTAGTTCTGCCAAGAGGCAAGTTTTGTACCCTCACAGCACAGTATTTTATGAAAACAACCTTTTAcatcttctgtttgtttatcttgTGTAAATAGTCGAGGGTGGTGCAAAAGTAATTTAAGTGatggggtttgaactcacaaaCCTCTGATTATTAACCAAAAGCTTAAAGCATTGATCTGCTACCACTTGTTTCACTCAAACAGCTGTCATTGTTTTCAGTTGCACAACGAGGATGAGCCTTCTGAAACAAGCCATGCGGAAGAGCCTTCCACCTCGTCCCAGGCGGCTGCAACTATTCACCCTGACACCATGGCAATAGGTGGCGAGATTCCACCCCCGTCTTATGCCAGCTTAGCTTTAGGAGCTACATCCACTCCGGGTATGTTCTCATTATTACAAACCTCTTTCATATAGCATTATAATGCACCAAACAGTTTTGAAGCCAAAAAAAACAGGGCAGAATACAACCATATAGAGGCACAAGAGAAAATGCATGTCCCTGCCTTGGCCGTCCAATAGAGTGGAGCTGAACTGCTGCTGTCTGTTCATCACCActgcatttgtttgttgtggATCTGTTGATTGTTTTCATTATGTTCTGATTCAGTCCAAGTGTTTACTAGTGTACGTCAGAGCTGTTGTGCCACTGTGTCAATCCCTAATCTGATGGGGCTGTAGATAAACTGTAGGGAGACAACAGTGTCTGGGACCAcggtgttaatgtgtgtgagtaCCATTCTTTTTTTTGGCACTTCATGGCAACTGGCTTGAGTGCCACTGCTCATTCAGGGTGGATTACTGCTTGTTTAAGAGGCAAGTTGAAGAGGTCCATGTTCACACCTGCCAGTTGTTTAGGACATGCTTTCGGGACTCTGGGTGATACCCCATCATGTCCCACTGCCTTGTGGAGGTTTACCTTATTCAGAGACTTCAGGATTTGCGTGTTCGTCAGCTGGAGTGCAGCGTCCTCAGGGTTACAGGGGGATTTTGTGGAGGTGTCCGTACATATTTGTACACCTAAGGACAGATTAGACAGGAGACTGATTGTTGGGAAAGACTAGTTTCAGAAAATGTTGGCGCATGGCAACTACAGCCTgtctttaaattattattattatttctttaatctCATTTTCCACCACTGTGGTGTCAAGTGCTGGAGCAGGGCAGAACAGACACAGCCAGGCAGAGGCACCAAAATACAATTGGGCTGAGAGTAGTTGTAGTGGTACTAGCCTGTTGCTgggatctggaaaaaaaaatggggaTAACAGCCTGCATTAGGATCTACCTGCCCTCCTCTGTGCATACCATCATTTTTGCTTCCCTGGTAATCATCCTTTGAAAATCCTGTCATTAGCTTCCATGCCCCTAGCATGTGTGTCTTGGCCACCCATAATCGGTGCTGTACATTCAGGTCTGTGCTGCTTGTGATGGGGTGGAATGGGTGTACTGGGATTGTCACAAAACACGATTAATATATCAAACCTCtgtcctctctttcttttttcaactAAGTACTGAGACCTTTTTCTGAAgcatccaaaaataaatgttactaaCTGATCTTGATTCtttacttatatatattttgtatatttataatatattttgttgtGGAACACTGACCTACTTCAAGTACTGAtactgtatttttgtgtttgtgtgtttagaacgTGTGTTTCAAGGGGATTTTCCTGTTCCACCTCCCTACAGTGTGGCCACATCTCTCCCCACCTATGATGAAGTCGAGAAAGCCAAAGCAGCCGAACTTGCAGCCTCGACCGGGGACAGCATACCACGAGTGAGACACACCCACTCTGTCTTCACTAGCATtgtctctcctctgtctctctcttttgctgacttttttttttattttttgccaatTTCCCTGTCAGGATGAGGATTTTCCTCCACGAGATGATTTCAATGATGTTGATCAGCTGCGTGTCGGAAACGATGGCATCTTTATGCTGGCCTTCTTCAGTGAGTTTGctcatgtttctgtgtgtgttttatctttgctcatgtttttgtgtgtgttttatctttgCTCATGTTTTTCTCGATTATGTTGATTTGGGTGTGTGCATTATATTtgctcactctgtctctgtgtgtctttgcagTGGCTTTCCTGTTTAACTGGATAGGATTCTGCTTGTCCTTCTGTCTCACTAACACCATTGCTGGCCGTTATGGAGCAATTTGTGGATTCGGATTATCCCTTATCAAGTGGATCCTCATCGTCAGGGtacaacatgcacacaaacaaatatacacaacTTGTCAAATATAGAAGTAAGTTGAGTAAGTGACAGGGCTGTTTATTCAGCACTAACCTGAACTGTGCTGCATTTATGCCTGTTCAATGTGtagtaaacttttatttatagataCCTAAAGATATTTATTGTCAGTAAGAAGAATTTAAgccttgtttgttttgaataGCCATAATGCAATGCACTGAgcgttgatgtttttttttccccaccagttttctgattattttactgGATATGTTAATGGACAGTACTGGCTCTGGTGGATATTTCTGGTTCTGGgtaattgattattttttatttttgttattatgattaataattttttatttcgttCTAAGAGTCTACTAGTGTAAACAGGGAATATCTTATTATTggctataaaaaaacattaataaataatcaaactgtacataataatataaatgtcattTCAAAGTGATTTTTCTTATACAGTGACctgactgtgtgcatgtgtgcgcgtgCTTGTGCAGGTCTCCTGCTGTTCTTTAAAGGTTTTGTAAACTACTTGAAGGTGAGAAACATGTCTGAAGCCATCGCCAGCACACAGAGAGCTCGCTTCTTTTTCCTCTATTAAAGGTACGCACTCACACGCAAATGTTGTCCGCACTCACACGCAAATGTCGTCCGCACTCACACGCAAATGTCGTCCGCACTCACACGCAAATGTCGTCCGCACTCACACGCAAATGTCGTCCGCACTCACACGCAAATGTCGTCCGCACTCACACGCAAATGTCGTCCGCACTCACACGCAAATGTCGTCCGCACTCACACGCAAATGTCGTCCGCACTCACACGCAAATGTCGTCCGCACTCACACGCAAATGTCGtccgcactcacacacaaatgtagAATAAAAACTTTACTTTCCCCTCCAAAAGTACTAGAATAGCAAGAccaattgtattgttttttttctatacaaTGAAGACTTTTGGATTTGAGCTCATAAGTTTAGATCAGGTTCAATGTTCTTTATTGTCAATGCCACCATATGTGCAGACATACAGAGGAATCGAAATAccgtttctctttctctaatcAAGTGTTTACATGCAATGCAGTATACAGTAGAGTTTGTATAATAATATGAGCAGTTCAATATAGAAAAAAGATTGTATAAAGTAACAGCAGTGTACTTGTAATACATAGACATAAACAAGTGAATATATCTCGTAAATCAGAATGAGTAAATGCAAACTGTGAATTGTTACGGTGCAAATATACATCCAAATATATGaggagctcttttccaaaacgctataaatccattttaattgtttttatgaaaatgacttttttttacctagacccacacattttgtttatattcaatttatcctgttaaaatggtctgttggctcagtctgaacatgttaaacagtgattgttaaatgaaacaacaattttgttgaatataaattcaaagtttctttttatttttttccaaaacgctataaatccatcctttatttaaaattttttttttttttttttaataataaaaagagacataaaccaacaagagaacatgcaacatatgacatcatggaaataaataactttattaagaATAGACATAATCTCCTACACTCATTTTGAAGACTgcgcacaaacaaacatctctcgcCTAAGACCGCCACCATGTTGGATTGCGTCGAACACTCaccgaattctgattggtcgagagaGGACATATAGCGTTTTGGCAAAAAACAGGTTTGGCGCTTATCGCGGTTTGGAAAGGAACTGCATcttgcagtacattttaaacaaggaaatatagcgttttggcatgaaacattgatggagcagtatataggttcacaacacagcaaaatgacatgacaaactCGTTTTCTTTAATTTTGGCGTTTatcgcgttttggaaaagagtTCTTCATATGTAAACATTCTGAGTACTGAGTATGAAAGCATTTGTAAGGTGCAAGACAGATAGCAGCAGCATGGCATCAGTGCAGAAAGACTGTAATGCACAAAGTGTAACAGTGTCAGATATATACAGAGAGTATAAAGAGtcttctgtgccatgaagaAGTGTGGAGTGAGCTGTGGATCTTTAAAGTTCAGGAGTAGGTGCAtgcattgtatttattttgagcatggattgtatttatttactttaatttactgtCAGCTTACATGTTCCAGTACTCCAATGCTCATTTAAAAATTTGGGCCATCAAAGGTGCTATATGCTAAAC encodes:
- the ndfip2 gene encoding NEDD4 family-interacting protein 2, with amino-acid sequence MESAVSRYQVLHNEDEPSETSHAEEPSTSSQAAATIHPDTMAIGGEIPPPSYASLALGATSTPERVFQGDFPVPPPYSVATSLPTYDEVEKAKAAELAASTGDSIPRDEDFPPRDDFNDVDQLRVGNDGIFMLAFFMAFLFNWIGFCLSFCLTNTIAGRYGAICGFGLSLIKWILIVRFSDYFTGYVNGQYWLWWIFLVLGLLLFFKGFVNYLKVRNMSEAIASTQRARFFFLY